A region from the Lycium barbarum isolate Lr01 chromosome 8, ASM1917538v2, whole genome shotgun sequence genome encodes:
- the LOC132607707 gene encoding uncharacterized protein LOC132607707 produces MVYAKCNQRERLDLWESLEEMAARMDRPWMIGGDFKVITSQEEKYRGLSVSANEIQDFLSCIQNCEVNDLGFKEKINRLIRTGSDHAPMLISYSGNTIPISKPFKFLNFWVKNETFLDKKAGMQWFEDGDRYTKFFHEYVQGRRKRLHLKRIQDQNGMWLEDENGIAEEAIRFFTDQFTKENDPTRFEILDHLPRMISKDQNSRIIEMPNEEEIKTIVFSLNRESSGGPDGFTGLFYQTCWSIIGGDITNMVTSFFNGAALPKFITHTNLVLLPKMDVTNTFSDMRPISLSNFVNKIFPRLIHERLAENLSDIISLNRAGFFKGRSIVENVLLTQEIIADIRLRNKKANVVIKLDMAKTYDRVSWLFLTKVPQFKGFGLPKWSPKVNHLAYADDMIIFSSADIMSLQLIMEVLGKYEATSGQEINKEKRSVYLHHGVTGDIKAIVEVIWWNFRASPSLWSFFISNKYNKKVHAVVAQWKYGTQAWKNMSQARELVEHHIWWQTKRWDSQFWYDNWTRLSALYYADGGDTYDDNI; encoded by the exons ATGGTGTATGCTAAGTGCAATCAGAGAGAAAGGCTAGACTTATGGGAAAGTTTGGAGGAAATGGCTGCTAGAATGGACAGACCATGGATGATAGGTGGGGATTTTAAAGTTATAACTTCTCAAGAAGAGAAATATAGAGGTTTGTCAGTTAGTGCAAATGAAATACAAGACTTCCTTTCTTGCATTCAGAATTGTGAAGTTAATGATCTTGGTTTCAAGGAAA AAATCAATCGCTTAATCAGAACTGGATCTGATCATGCTCCCATGTTGATTTCTTATTCTGGGAATACAATTCCAATTAGCAAACCTTTCAAATTCTTgaatttttgggtgaaaaatgaaactTTTCTGGATAAA AAAGCTGGTATGCAATGGTTTGAAGATGGAGATAGATATACCAAATTCTTTCATGAATATGTACAAGGAAGAAGAAAGAGACTGCATCTGAAGAGAATACAAGATCAAAATGGAATGTGGCTGGAAGATGAGAATGGAATTGCAGAGGAGGCAATAAGGTTCTTCACAGATCAGTTTACTAAAGAAAATGATCCTACTAGGTTTGAAATTCTAGATCATTTACCACGAATGATTTCAAAAGATCAAAATAGTAGGATCATAGAAATGCCAAATGAAGAGGAAATAAAAACGATTGTTTTTAGTCTTAACAGAGAAAGTTCTGGAGGCCCAGATGGATTTACTGGTTTATTTTACCAGACTTGTTGGAGCATAATAGGAGGGGATATTACTAATATGGTAACATCCTTTTTCAATGGTGCTGCCTTACCTAAGTTCATTACTCATACTAATTTAGTCCTATTACCAAAAATGGATGTAACTAATACCTTTTCTGATATGAGACCTATTAGTTTGAGTAATTTTGTGAACAAGATCTTTCCAAGATTGATACATGAAAGGCTGGCAGAGAATCTATCAGATATTATTTCTTTGAATCGGGCTGGTTTTTTCAAGGGAAGGAGTATAGTAGAAAATGTTCTATTAACTCAAGAGATCATTGCAGATATTAGGCTGAGAAATAAGAAAGCTAATGTGGTTATAAAACTAGATATGGCAAAAACATATGATAGGGTGTCATGGTTGTTCTTAACCAAG GTTCCCCAATTTAAAGGTTTTGGCCTGCCTAAGTGGAGTCCTAAGGTGAATCACCTTGCATATGCAGATGACATGATTATCTTCTCTTCAGCAGATATCATGTCATTGCAGTTGATCATGGAGGTTTTGGGAAAATATGAAGCTACATCAGGGCAGGAGATCAATAAGGAGAAGCGTTCAGTGTATCTTCATCATGGAGTGACAGGGGACATCAAGGCGATTGTGGAAGTG ATATGGTGGAATTTTAGAGCATCACCTTCCTTGTGGAGTTTTTTCATTAGTAATAAATACAACAAGAAAGTACATGCAGTTGTGGCTCAGTGGAAATACGGGACACAGGCCTGGAAAAATATGTCGCAAGCTAGAGAATTGGTGGAGCATCATATATGGTGGCAGACCAAGAGATGGGATTCACAATTTTGGTATGACAACTGGACAAGACTTAGTGCACTTTATTATGCAGATGGAGGGGATACTTATGATGATAACATCTAG